Genomic DNA from Aliidongia dinghuensis:
GCACCTGGCGCGCGACGGCTACTTGCCGACCGAGGGCTGCGTCGCCCTGGCCCGGGCCGATCTGCTCGCCTATCTGACCGTCGCGACGCCCCACTCACGCGTCGTCGTTACGCCTTAGGCTCCACCGTCCGCTCGCCGAAGATCGCCGAGCCGATGCGGACATGGGTCGCGCCGAGCGGCACCGCGAGGCGCCAGTCGGCGCTCATGCCCATACTGAGCGTCTCCAGCCCATGGCGCCGCGCGATCGAGCGCAGCAGCGCGAAATGCAGGCTCGGCTCGTCGTCGACCGGCGGGATGCACATGAGGCCGCGGATCGGCAGCTTCAGCCGCTCGATGCAGTCGCGGATGAAATCATCGGCCTCGCGCGGCAACACGCCGGCCTTCTGCGGCTCCTCGCCCGTGTTCACCTGGATCAGCAGCCCTTGGGTGCGCAGCCCTTGGGTGTGCGCTGGCCCCTTGGCGAACGCCTGGGCCAACGCCTCGGCCAGCTTCGGCCGGTCGACCGTCTCGATCACGTCGAACGTCTCGAGCGCGTCCTTCAACTTGTTGGTCTGCAGCGGCCCGATCAGGTGCAGCACCAGGTCCGGATAGGCCTCGCGTAGCGCCGGAAACTTGGCCATGCCCTCCTGCACGCGGTTCTCGCCGAACCAGCGCTGGCCGGCATCAAGCGCCTCGCGCACCGCGTCTGCGGGCTTGGTCTTGGAAACGGCGACGAGCCGGACGGCATCGGCCGGTCGGCCGGCCTCGAGCGCCAGGGCGGCGAGCTCGGCGCGGATCGCGTCGAGGCGGGAGCGGATCGTGTCGGTCATGGAGGATCGTTTCGGCAGGCCGTCGTTGGGCGAGACAGGGACCCCGCGATCTTACCCTTCGCATGGGGCCGGCGTCATAGGAGAATGCGCAGTCGACCATGCTCGGCGAGCTGACAGCAGAAAACAGCTGCCCGAACGATCAAAATCTGCTTATATTCGGAAACGAACAAAAAAATCGCGAAAACGAACTTGCCATTGCTGAACAGTCGGCTAAAACCGACGAAACCGAACGCGGACACCTGACGATCGCGACAACGCGTCCGCCGGGCGACACGATCGACGGAATCCCTTGGGGTGCTCTTGTAGTGGCGCCGTCGGGGGCGGTAGCTTTCCGCGGATCCGGGCTCGCCCGGTCCAAAGCCGGAAAGCGGGCCAAAACAGGAAAACGGGCCCCAAACAAGAAAACCTTTGGAGGAAGAATGCTCGCCCAAATGCCTCTGCGCACCAGCGTGTCCGCCCTCGCCCTATTGGTCCTCGGCGGCATCGCCTTCGCCCAGGCCGCCGACATCCGGATCGCGTGCTATTCCGACGGCAATGAATGCCCGGCCACGAAGACGCTGGCCGAGCGCTTCATGAAGGACAATCCGGACATCCACATCCAGATCGACGAGATGCCCTACAAGTCGATCCTGGAGAGCGTGCCGGTGCAGCTCGCCGCGGGCAACGGCCCGGACATCGCGCGCGTCAGCGACTTCAGCCAAGTGGTGCCCTACCAGCTCGACCTCACGCCCTATCTCAAGGACGCGGCCTATTGGGAAAAGGCCTATGGCCCCGTGCTCGACTGGATGCGCGCGGGTCCCGAGGACAAGGGCATCTACGGGCTCATGACCCAGCTCACCGTCTCGGCGCCGATCGTCAACAAGACGCTGTTCGACCAGGCCGGCGTGCCGGTGCCGGCCAAGGGTGCGACATGGGATGACTGGGCGGCGGCGGCCCTCAAGGTCGCCAAGGCGACGAAGACGCCCTTCGGCATGGCCTGGGACAGGAGCGGCGCGCGCTTCGCCGGCCCGGCGATCTCGGAAGGTGCCAAGTACTTCTACGCCGCCGGCCACCCGCCGGTGGTCGACGACGGCTACAAGACCATGGCCGCCAAGTGGGTCAAGTGGAACCAGGACGGCACGGTCGACAAGGACGTCTGGGTCGCAACCGGCGGCGGCTATCGCGACGCGTTCGAGGAATTCGCCAACGGCAAGATCGCGGTCTATTTGTCGGGCAGCTGGCAGCTCGCCCGCCTGCAGAAGCAGATCGGCGACGGGTTCGAATGGGTCGTCGGCAGCGCGCCCTGCGGCCCGGCCGCCTGCACCGGCATGCCGGGCGGCGCCGGCTTCGTCGCCTTCAAGGGCACGAAGTCGCCGAAGGAAGTGGCCAAGTTCCTCGATTATCTGGCCCAGCCTGCGGTCTATGGCGAATGGATGGTCATGACCTCGAACCTGCCGGCAAACGTCGAGCTGCAGAAGCAGAAGCTCGACTACAAGCTCTCGCCGGCCGGTTCCGCCGCCATGTCCATGTTCCAGGAGAACGCCACGACCTTGACCCCGCTCGCCTACAAGCTGCAGGGATCGCAGCTCTCCCGGCCGATGTTCAACGCCACCGTCGACCGGATCAGCCAGGCGATCGCCGGGCAGATCACCCTCGACCAGGCCTATGACCGCATCACCGCCGACGTCGCCGACGCGGCGGCGGCCAAGGCGAAGAAGTGACGGTTTCGAACCCGAACATCGCCACATCCGGAGCCGCCCGAGTGTTCGGGCGGCTCTACGGGGCCGTCATGAACCTGCCCGAGCGCCCGATGCGCTGGGCGCAGGCGGCCCTGCCCGACGGCCGGCTCGGCTGGCTGTTCGTCGGGCCGAACCTGCTGATCTTCGGCATCTTCACCTTCCTGCCGATCGTCATCGATTTCTATTATTCCGGCACCGGCGGCACCAACCTGCTGCCGACCGACCGGCCCTGGGTCGGCCCTGAGAATTTCGCCTCGCTGCTCGACTGCAAGAACTATCTCGACCCGAACAGCTGCGTGCGCGACCAGTTCTGGTACGCGATCTGGAACACGGCCGAATTCGTCGTGCTGCAGGTCTCGCTGATGCTGGTGTTCAGCCTGATCACGGCGCTCGTGCTGAACCGCAAGATCATCGGCCGCGGCTTCTTCCGCGCCGCCTTCTTCTATCCCGTGCTGCTGAGCCCGGTCGTCGTCGCCCTCATCTGGAAATGGGTGCTGCAGCGCGACGGCGTGCTGAACGCCGCCTTCATCGCCGGCGGGCTCGATCCGGTCGATTGGCTCTTGAACGCGCGCTCGGCCTTCGGCTGGACCGTGTTCGTGTCGATCTGGGCGCACATGGGTTTCTATACGCTGATCCTTTTGGCCGGCTTGCAGGCGATCCCGGCCGACATCTACGAGGCGGCCGCGATGGATGCCGCCCCGCCGTTCCGCGTGTTCCGGCGCATCACCCTGCCGCTCTTGATGCCGAGCGTGCTCGTCGTGCTGGTGCTGGGCCTGATCCGTGCCGTGCAGATCTTCGACGAAGTCTATGTGCTGACCGGCGGCGGCCCGGGTTCGGCCACGACCTACCTGGTCGAGTTCATCTACAACACCGGCTTCTCGTCCCAGGTCCGGCAGTACGGCCTGGCGGCAGCGGCCTCGCTGCTGCTCGCCGGCGTGCTGCTGGTCCTGACGCTCATCCAGTTGCGCGGCATGCGCGGAAAAGGCGACACACGTGGGTAAGCTCGCGCGCATGCTGACCGCGACACGCGGTCGGGGCCGGATGGATTGGACCGACTGGGCCAGCTACCTCTACCTGGTGCTGGGCACGCTCTTGATGCTGGGGCCAGTCGTCTGGCTGGGGCTGAGCTCGCTCAAGAGCCCGTCAGGCCTGATCGAGTTCCCGCCGACGCTGCTGCCGCAGGAGCAGGCGCGCGCGACGGTGCCCAACTATCCGAACCCCCTGCCGCTCTATCGCATCACCAAGGGCGACCACGCCGGCCAGACCTTGGCCGAGGTGCGCAAGATCGGCCTGCAGGCGACCATGGTCGACCCGGCGGGGCCCGAGACGCTGATCCGCGTGCCGGTCGACGACCGGGCCAAGGTCATGCGCTTCCACGCGGCCTGGGACAATTACACCGACCTGATGCGGAAGTTCGATTTCGGCCGCTACCTGTGGAACAGCGTGTTCATCACGACGGTCGCGACGATCATCACGCTGCTCATGAACTCGATGGCGGCCTTCGCGCTGTCGAAATACCGCTTCGCCGGCCGCGATGCCGTGTTCCTGCTGATGCTGGCCACGCTGATGATCCCGCCGACCATCATCCTGGTGCCGAACTACCTGATCGCGGCCGTGCTGGGCCTGACCGACAATCCGTGGGGCGTCATCTGGCCCGCGGTCGCAACGCCGACCGGCGTGTTCCTGCTCCGGCAGTACATGCTGACCCTGCCCGACGACCTGATCGAGGCGGCCCGCATGGACAATGCGTCGGAATGGCGGATCTATTGGAAGATCGTGCTGCCGCTGTCGCGGCCTGCCTTGGCCGTGCTCGCGATCTTCTCGGTCATGTGGCGCTGGAACGAGTTCCTGTGGCCGATGGTCGTGCTCGGCCGCAATGAAAAATTCACGCTGCCGTTGGCGCTCAATTCCTTCCAGGGCGAGCTTACGACCCAATGGAACTATCTGCTGGCGATGACGGTCGTGACCCTGGTCCCGGTCACGGTCATCTTCGCCTTCCTGCAGCGCCAGATCACCCAGGGCATCGCCTCAGCTGGAGTCAAATGATGGGCCGTACCGACGGCAGTCTCGCCCTCAAGAACGTTGTGAAGCGGTTCGGCGGCACCCAGGTCATCTATGACGTGAGCTTCGACGTGGCCGACGGCGAGTTCGTCGTGTTCGTGGGCCCGTCCGGCTGCGGCAAGTCGACCCTGCTGCGCATGATCTGTGGCCTCGAGAGCGTCAGTGACGGCGAGATCTGCATCGGCGGCGACCGGGTGAACGAAGTCTCGGCCGCCCGGCGCGGCCTCGCCCTCGTGTTCCAGTCCTATGCGCTCTATCCGCATATGACGGTCTACCAGAACATGGCGTTCGGGCTCGAAAACCTGGGCATGCCCCGGGCGGAGATCGAGAAGCGCGTCGCCGAGGCGGCGCGGATGCTGCGCCTCGGCGACTATCTGCAGCGCAAGCCCACGGCGCTGTCGGG
This window encodes:
- a CDS encoding YggS family pyridoxal phosphate-dependent enzyme, translated to MTDTIRSRLDAIRAELAALALEAGRPADAVRLVAVSKTKPADAVREALDAGQRWFGENRVQEGMAKFPALREAYPDLVLHLIGPLQTNKLKDALETFDVIETVDRPKLAEALAQAFAKGPAHTQGLRTQGLLIQVNTGEEPQKAGVLPREADDFIRDCIERLKLPIRGLMCIPPVDDEPSLHFALLRSIARRHGLETLSMGMSADWRLAVPLGATHVRIGSAIFGERTVEPKA
- a CDS encoding ABC transporter substrate-binding protein, whose amino-acid sequence is MLAQMPLRTSVSALALLVLGGIAFAQAADIRIACYSDGNECPATKTLAERFMKDNPDIHIQIDEMPYKSILESVPVQLAAGNGPDIARVSDFSQVVPYQLDLTPYLKDAAYWEKAYGPVLDWMRAGPEDKGIYGLMTQLTVSAPIVNKTLFDQAGVPVPAKGATWDDWAAAALKVAKATKTPFGMAWDRSGARFAGPAISEGAKYFYAAGHPPVVDDGYKTMAAKWVKWNQDGTVDKDVWVATGGGYRDAFEEFANGKIAVYLSGSWQLARLQKQIGDGFEWVVGSAPCGPAACTGMPGGAGFVAFKGTKSPKEVAKFLDYLAQPAVYGEWMVMTSNLPANVELQKQKLDYKLSPAGSAAMSMFQENATTLTPLAYKLQGSQLSRPMFNATVDRISQAIAGQITLDQAYDRITADVADAAAAKAKK
- a CDS encoding carbohydrate ABC transporter permease, with product MTVSNPNIATSGAARVFGRLYGAVMNLPERPMRWAQAALPDGRLGWLFVGPNLLIFGIFTFLPIVIDFYYSGTGGTNLLPTDRPWVGPENFASLLDCKNYLDPNSCVRDQFWYAIWNTAEFVVLQVSLMLVFSLITALVLNRKIIGRGFFRAAFFYPVLLSPVVVALIWKWVLQRDGVLNAAFIAGGLDPVDWLLNARSAFGWTVFVSIWAHMGFYTLILLAGLQAIPADIYEAAAMDAAPPFRVFRRITLPLLMPSVLVVLVLGLIRAVQIFDEVYVLTGGGPGSATTYLVEFIYNTGFSSQVRQYGLAAAASLLLAGVLLVLTLIQLRGMRGKGDTRG
- a CDS encoding carbohydrate ABC transporter permease, coding for MGKLARMLTATRGRGRMDWTDWASYLYLVLGTLLMLGPVVWLGLSSLKSPSGLIEFPPTLLPQEQARATVPNYPNPLPLYRITKGDHAGQTLAEVRKIGLQATMVDPAGPETLIRVPVDDRAKVMRFHAAWDNYTDLMRKFDFGRYLWNSVFITTVATIITLLMNSMAAFALSKYRFAGRDAVFLLMLATLMIPPTIILVPNYLIAAVLGLTDNPWGVIWPAVATPTGVFLLRQYMLTLPDDLIEAARMDNASEWRIYWKIVLPLSRPALAVLAIFSVMWRWNEFLWPMVVLGRNEKFTLPLALNSFQGELTTQWNYLLAMTVVTLVPVTVIFAFLQRQITQGIASAGVK